In Methanococcoides sp. LMO-2, the genomic stretch CGGCCGAAGAGATCAGAAAGCGCTTCTCTATACCGGTAGTCTATCTAACAGCACATTCCGACGAAAATACCCTTGAAAGAGCCAAACAAACAGAGCCATACGGATACATACTCAAACCATTTACAGAAAGAGACCTGAGTAGTAATATAGAGATAGCGATACACAAGCATCTCAGGGAAAAAGAAAAAGAGAACGCTGACAAAGATATTTGATTTTTTAGGCTCTGAACTTGTTTTTTATATTTACTTTTTAGTCTACACTTTTCTTTTTTGATCATTAAATGATCACCAATAATAGAAATTTTAGTCAAACATATCTTGAAAGGAAAGCTTAAGTCAACAATTCTGTTTTTAAAATAAATATCAAGCTTTCAACTGTTATCGTTCCTTTGTCTATTTTAAAGCCGTTGTCTTTTTTCAAACCTTTGTCAATTAAGGTTAAAACGTACATTTGATTGATCGTGTAAAAATGAACATGTTTTGCCCAATTGTGTCTGGATTGTCAGTTCAGAAGCAGTGGTCAAATTTTAATGCAGTTTCCAAAAACGCTATCGGCTAGGTTATATAATTTTGAGCACGAGTAGTAAATAGTAATGCCTGAGATTATCCGGCATTGACTATCACTAAAGTGAGTAACATAAAAAGGTGAAACAAATGGGAAATCAGGAACTTTTTGACAAACTTAAAAATGCGATCGTAAACCAGGATATCAACGGATGCCCGGCAGCAACCCAGGAAGCACTCGATGCAGGAATCACTGCTTTCGACATTATCAACCAGGGATTGGCACCAGGTATGAAGATCGTCGGTGACAAATTCGAAGCAGCAGAGATCTACCTCCCACAGATCATGATGTCTGCAAAAGCAATGAACGGTGCAATGGAGATCCTTGAACCTATCCTCGCTGAAGAGAAGACCGGAGAAGGTGTTGGAATGGCTGTAACCTTCGTACAGGAAGGAGACATTCACGATATCGGCCACCGTCTTGTCACAACTATGCTCGGTGCAAACGGATTTGACATCCTGGACCTCGGAACAGATATTCCAAATGAGGATGTTGTCGAGGCAATTGCAAAGAACAAGGGTAAGAAGATGATCCTTGTAGGTTCCGCACTTATGACAACCTCAATGCTCGGCCAGAAGGACGTAGTAAGGTTACTTGAAGAAGAAAACCTCAGGGATGCGGTCAAGATCATGTTCGGTGGCGCACCAGTCACAGACGAATGGATCGCAGAGATCGGAGCAGACGGCACAGCCGAAAATGCAGCAGAGGCAGCCAGAGTAGCACTTGAACTTATGAGCGCATAATCGGGGGAATCAAAAATGACATTCACAAAATCAGTAACTTGCTTTGATTTCTACGACCGTGCACAGACCGGAGAAAAGACAACTCAGGATGACTGGGACTTGATGACCATCCCAATGAAGGCGATGGAACTCAAGCAGAAATACAACCTTGACTTTGGTAACGAGTTCGTTCCAACCGACAAGGACCAGATGGAGAGACTCTTCAAAGCAGGTTTCGACATGCTCCTTGAGTGTGGTATCTACTGTACCGACACAAAGAGGATCGTCAAATACACAGAAGAAGAACTCTGGGATGCAATCAACAACCCAATGCCAGCATTCCAGCTCGGTACCGGCAGAGATGCAGTACAGATGAAGAAGAGAGAAATAGGCGACAAGAGAAAGCCTATAGTACAGGGTGGTCCAACCGGTTCCCCAATCTCAGAAGAGGTGTTCTCTGCAGTTCACATGAGCTATGCACTCGAGAAAGAAGTTGACACAATTGTAAATGGTGTCATGATGACGGTTCGTGGTAGGCCACCTATACCAGGCAGCCCATACGAAGTTCTCGCATCAAAGTCCGAAACAAGGATAATCAAGAACGCAGCAGCAATGGCTGGTAGGCCAGGTATGGCTGTTTAGGGACCAGAGACCTCCCTGTCCGCTCAGGGTAACATCGCTTCCGACTGTGTCGGCGGCCAGGTCACAAGTGACAGCCACGAAGTATCACAGCTCAACGAGCTTAAGATCGACCTCGATGCAATTGCAGTCATGGCTCACTACAAGGGCAACAGTGACATAATCATGGACGAGCAGATGCCAATCTTCGGTGGATACGCTGGTGGTGTTGAAGAAACAACAATCGTAGATGTTGCAACTAGCATTAACTCCATGATCATGAGCAGTGCAAGCTGGCACCTTGATGGTCCTGTCCACATCAGATGGGGATCCACCAACACCAGGGAAACCCTCCAGATCGCAGGATGGGCATGTGCAACAATCAGTGAGTTCACAGACCTTATGACCGGTAACCAGTACTACCCATGTGCAGGACCATGCACAGAGATGTGCCTCCTCGAAGCAGCAGCACAGTCAGTAACTGACACAGCATCAGGCCGTGAGATCCTCTCAGGTGTCGCATCTGCAAAGGGTGTCATCACTGACAAGACAACCGGTATGGAAGCAAGGATGATGGGAGAAGTCGCACGTGCAACAGCAGGTATGGACATCGACTCCGTAAACGCTGTACTCGACAAGCTTGTCGCATCATACGAGGGCGACTACGCAAATGCACCACAGGGTAAGACATTCCAGGAATGCTACGACGTTGCAACCGTCACACCAACCGATGAGTACGTCAAGGTATACGAGGGTGCAAGGAAGAAACTCGAAGAGTTCGGTCTTACATTCTAAGACTAATTTACGTACACCGATGGTTTTGTCAGCGAGAGATCGCTGACATTTTTTTTATTCAGCATTTGTCACTATTTTAAAGGACAAATCGGTGTCCATCAGCATAAAACAATGCCAAAGGGGGCTTTAGATATGGATATGTGGACTATAATAAACGGGGTTATTTACCTGATATGCTTTGCCTTGATAGGTTGGATGTTGCTAGACGCTAGTAGAGTATCCAGTAAATAAATTGATAAGATGGAGGAGGATCAATGTCTGAAAATTCGAATGAACCGATCGAACTGGTAAAGACGCTACGTCCATACCATGTGTGGGCACTTGGTGTCGGTATCGTGTTGGTCGGTGAATACATGGGTTGGAACTTTACAGTTGCAAAAGGTGGTATTATGGGATCACTCTTTGCACTCCTGGTTGCCGGTACCATGTATGTAATGGTTTCATTGTGTGCTAGTGAACTGGGTTCATCCACTAAACTTGCAGGAGGACCTTATGATTGGGCGAGATTATTCGTAGGGCCGGGTGCGGCTGCTATTGTAGGTCTTGCCGTATATATGGAGTATATTGCTCTGGAAGCTGCTGATGCTATTGTCGTAGCATGGATAGCGCAATCGATATTCCCGGAGATACAAACGTTCCCGGTCACATTGCTTGTTATCGCAGCATTGACATTTATGAACTACCGCGGAGTTGTAGCGGCATTAAATCTTAACTTTGCTTTAACATTTACAGCATTATTGGCAATTATTGTGTTCTTCTTTATGAACATTGCAGGAGCAGCTGGTGGAGCATGGAACCCTGCAAACCTGATATCAGGTGCTATGCCAAACGGATTTGTAGGAATATTCGCAGCATTGCAGTTCGGTCCTTGGTTCTACCTTGGTATCGAAGGAGCAGCAATGTGTGCAGAAGAATGTAAGCACCCTACCAGAGCTATCCCACTGGGACAGCAGGCCGGTATGATCACACTGTTGCTTGCAGCAGGTATGACACTTTACACCTGTGCAGGATTTATTCCAACAGAGATGCTTGGTGTTTCTGCTTACCCACTCTATGAAGCAGCAACACAAAGCGGAGTAAAGTTCCTTATAGCATTCCTTGCAGTAGGTACACTCTTTACCTGTCTGGCAAGTGCTAATGGTACTGTCTGTGACTCATCAAGATCATGGTTCGCCCTTTCAAGGGACCACTTCCTTACACCATGGTTCTCAGCAGTACACCCAAGGTACAGCACCCCATACAGGGCAGTTATCTTTACAATGCCAATTGCAATTGCATTTGCATTCAGTGGTTTCCTTGACCAGGTCATTACGTTCTCGATCACATCAGGACTGGTATGTTATGTGATGATCCCATTCTCCCTGATACGCTTCAGGAAGATGTTCCCGGAACACACACAAAAGGTACGTCCATTTGTCGGACCACTACAGCCTTACCTTGCATACTTCACAATCTTCCTTGCGATCGTGATCATGTCAACACTGAACTGGGGTTACAGCTACAACCTCGTCTTCGGACTGGTATTCTATGTAGTAGCATACTTCTACTTCAGCTGGAGATACAGAAGTATAGAATCAAAGCACGACTGGGGAGAAGACCTTGGATGGCCTGAACCTGCACACAGGAGATGAACAGGAGGAGATAAAATGGCAGATGAAGCATTATATCATAACAAATTGAAACAGGATGCAGGAATTATCCTGGTTGTATTGGGACTGCTGTATTTCTCTGAGACGTACATTGTCTACAATATCCTGTCAACACTCTGGGGTGAAGTTCCTGAACTTGGTATGATCTGGCCAATATACATCGTATTCTACCTGCTGTTGCTGGGTATAGAAACGATCGGATGTGTAAGGGTCTACAACTCCATCAAGGAACACATGTTCGACTTTGAATATTATGACTGAGGAGGAAATAACATGGCTGAAGAAGTAAAAGAAAGAGGCATGTTGGGACAGATCGTGGATATCCTGTTCATTTTCATATTAGCAGGTGTTTGCGTTGTAACTCCGG encodes the following:
- a CDS encoding response regulator — encoded protein: MKAARILVVEDEAIVAMVIKKRLMNLGYSVSGVAATGKDAITKVEGTFPDLVLMDIMLKGDMDGIEAAEEIRKRFSIPVVYLTAHSDENTLERAKQTEPYGYILKPFTERDLSSNIEIAIHKHLREKEKENADKDI
- a CDS encoding methyltransferase cognate corrinoid protein; translated protein: MGNQELFDKLKNAIVNQDINGCPAATQEALDAGITAFDIINQGLAPGMKIVGDKFEAAEIYLPQIMMSAKAMNGAMEILEPILAEEKTGEGVGMAVTFVQEGDIHDIGHRLVTTMLGANGFDILDLGTDIPNEDVVEAIAKNKGKKMILVGSALMTTSMLGQKDVVRLLEEENLRDAVKIMFGGAPVTDEWIAEIGADGTAENAAEAARVALELMSA
- a CDS encoding APC family permease, producing the protein MSENSNEPIELVKTLRPYHVWALGVGIVLVGEYMGWNFTVAKGGIMGSLFALLVAGTMYVMVSLCASELGSSTKLAGGPYDWARLFVGPGAAAIVGLAVYMEYIALEAADAIVVAWIAQSIFPEIQTFPVTLLVIAALTFMNYRGVVAALNLNFALTFTALLAIIVFFFMNIAGAAGGAWNPANLISGAMPNGFVGIFAALQFGPWFYLGIEGAAMCAEECKHPTRAIPLGQQAGMITLLLAAGMTLYTCAGFIPTEMLGVSAYPLYEAATQSGVKFLIAFLAVGTLFTCLASANGTVCDSSRSWFALSRDHFLTPWFSAVHPRYSTPYRAVIFTMPIAIAFAFSGFLDQVITFSITSGLVCYVMIPFSLIRFRKMFPEHTQKVRPFVGPLQPYLAYFTIFLAIVIMSTLNWGYSYNLVFGLVFYVVAYFYFSWRYRSIESKHDWGEDLGWPEPAHRR
- a CDS encoding monomethylamine transporter, yielding MADEALYHNKLKQDAGIILVVLGLLYFSETYIVYNILSTLWGEVPELGMIWPIYIVFYLLLLGIETIGCVRVYNSIKEHMFDFEYYD